The proteins below come from a single Candidatus Eremiobacteraceae bacterium genomic window:
- the purB gene encoding adenylosuccinate lyase, producing the protein MTPIVGHLAAPIRPARSLIRVHRGRARPAPNDESAVKTAYSSPFSWRYGRPAMRALFSEETKRRMWRHLWLELAQAQSRAGLITPEEIADLRRFVDAVDLDAADAIEALIHHDLMAELRVYADQAKIGGGKLHLGATSMDIEDNVETARMKVALSMLCGALRSLLDVFADQIERYADLTCMAYTHLQAAEPTTLGYRLSLWAHDFYLDYENLKCLASWLPSKGLRGAVGTSASYAALLHGTGVSPDDVERDVLSTFGLQASMITGQTYSRRLDYIVVSGVAALAASASKFGFDIRILASSPFGELGEPFGAKQVGSSAMPFKRNPIMSERICSLARLVNANAGVMWQNAADNLLERTLDDSANRRSAIAETFLAADEVVALAHKVVAGLRVDKDRIAANLKRFGPFAATEAVLMAATRRGADRQALHERLRELSMSAWEALEKTENNPLADTIAADPALSEYIEPAEMRALMDPAQHTGLAAERARLFALKVRALDRPAPLTLESIL; encoded by the coding sequence ATGACGCCCATTGTCGGTCACCTCGCCGCGCCGATTCGGCCGGCGCGTTCGCTTATCCGGGTGCACAGAGGGCGCGCGCGTCCCGCGCCGAACGACGAGAGTGCCGTGAAGACAGCGTATTCCTCACCGTTCTCTTGGCGATACGGCCGTCCCGCCATGCGCGCGCTGTTCTCGGAAGAGACCAAGCGACGCATGTGGCGCCATCTATGGCTCGAGCTTGCGCAAGCGCAAAGCCGCGCGGGGCTGATCACGCCGGAGGAGATCGCCGACCTGCGCCGTTTCGTCGACGCCGTCGACCTGGACGCGGCTGACGCGATCGAGGCGCTCATCCATCACGACCTCATGGCCGAACTCCGGGTGTACGCCGACCAGGCCAAGATCGGCGGCGGCAAGCTGCACCTGGGCGCGACGTCGATGGACATCGAGGACAACGTCGAGACCGCGCGCATGAAGGTCGCGCTGTCGATGCTGTGCGGCGCGCTGCGCTCGCTGCTCGACGTCTTCGCGGACCAGATCGAACGGTACGCCGATCTAACCTGCATGGCATACACGCATCTGCAGGCGGCGGAGCCGACGACGCTTGGTTATCGGCTGAGCCTGTGGGCACACGATTTCTATCTCGACTATGAGAACCTCAAATGCCTGGCGAGCTGGCTGCCCAGCAAGGGGCTGCGCGGAGCGGTCGGGACGTCGGCATCGTACGCAGCGCTGCTGCACGGGACCGGCGTGTCGCCGGACGACGTCGAACGCGACGTCCTCTCGACCTTCGGGCTGCAAGCCTCGATGATCACGGGTCAGACCTATTCGCGCCGGCTAGATTACATCGTCGTATCGGGCGTCGCGGCGCTGGCCGCCAGCGCGAGCAAGTTCGGCTTCGACATACGCATCCTCGCGAGCAGTCCGTTCGGCGAGCTGGGCGAGCCCTTCGGCGCCAAACAAGTGGGTTCGTCGGCGATGCCGTTCAAACGCAATCCGATCATGAGCGAGCGGATCTGCTCGCTGGCGCGGCTCGTGAATGCCAACGCGGGCGTGATGTGGCAGAACGCGGCGGACAATCTGCTCGAACGCACGCTCGACGATTCGGCGAACCGCCGTTCGGCCATCGCCGAGACCTTCTTGGCGGCCGACGAGGTGGTCGCGCTCGCGCATAAGGTCGTCGCCGGCTTGCGCGTCGACAAAGACCGCATCGCCGCCAACCTCAAACGCTTCGGTCCCTTCGCCGCCACGGAGGCGGTGCTGATGGCGGCCACGCGCCGCGGTGCGGATCGTCAGGCGCTGCACGAGCGCTTGCGAGAACTGTCGATGAGCGCCTGGGAGGCGCTCGAAAAGACGGAGAACAACCCGCTTGCCGATACGATCGCAGCCGACCCTGCGCTGAGCGAATACATCGAGCCCGCGGAGATGCGGGCCCTCATGGATCCGGCGCAGCACACGGGTTTGGCGGCGGAGCGGGCGCGGCTGTTCGCCTTGAAGGTCAGAGCTCTAGATAGGCCGGCCCCGCTGACGCTGGAATCGATACTATAA
- a CDS encoding alpha/beta hydrolase yields the protein MRAREPDGSGYVENAGARIYYEVFGSGPKTLLFLPTWSLVHSRVWKLQVPYFARHYRVIAFDGRGNGKSSRPSGAEAYSAQNFVDDALAVMDATVTARATVAGYSMGGLHLAMLAANHASRVAGAVFIGPVAPFGAKGRPERTAFSWSEPLPTSEGWAKHNKHYWKRAYDDWLAFFAGKVLTEPHSTKGIEDVIGWGNETNADVLIATYEAPESPGEPPSDLAQAAQYYARIACPVLVIHGSDDEVIAHSAGAGVAKATGGTLVTIAGGGHAPHLRHPVKVNILLRRFMDDVAATADRAARSWRTSQSTPRGLRAEHTHTLR from the coding sequence GTGAGGGCGCGCGAGCCGGACGGATCCGGCTACGTCGAGAATGCCGGCGCGCGCATCTATTATGAGGTGTTCGGGTCCGGCCCGAAGACGCTGCTGTTCTTGCCCACCTGGTCGCTCGTCCACTCGCGCGTGTGGAAACTGCAGGTGCCGTACTTCGCGCGGCATTACCGCGTCATCGCGTTTGACGGGCGCGGCAACGGCAAATCGAGCAGACCAAGCGGGGCGGAGGCGTATTCGGCACAGAACTTCGTCGACGACGCGCTCGCGGTGATGGACGCGACGGTAACCGCGCGCGCGACGGTCGCCGGCTACTCGATGGGCGGCCTCCACTTAGCAATGCTTGCCGCGAACCACGCATCGAGGGTCGCGGGCGCGGTGTTCATCGGCCCGGTCGCGCCATTCGGCGCGAAAGGCCGTCCGGAGCGCACGGCGTTCTCGTGGAGCGAGCCGCTCCCCACGTCAGAAGGCTGGGCGAAACACAACAAGCACTACTGGAAGCGGGCGTATGACGACTGGCTTGCGTTTTTCGCAGGCAAAGTGCTCACCGAGCCGCATTCGACCAAGGGCATCGAGGACGTGATCGGCTGGGGCAACGAGACCAACGCCGACGTGCTGATCGCGACGTACGAAGCGCCGGAGTCTCCGGGCGAACCGCCCTCCGACCTAGCACAGGCCGCGCAGTACTATGCGCGCATCGCGTGTCCGGTGCTCGTCATCCACGGCAGCGACGACGAGGTGATCGCGCATTCCGCCGGCGCCGGTGTCGCGAAGGCGACCGGCGGTACGCTTGTCACGATTGCGGGAGGCGGCCATGCGCCGCACCTGCGCCATCCGGTCAAAGTGAACATCCTGCTTCGGCGCTTCATGGATGACGTCGCCGCTACGGCAGATCGAGCGGCTCGAAGTTGGCGAACATCTCAGAGCACTCCGCGAGGCTTGCGAGCGGAACATACTCACACGCTTCGTTGA
- a CDS encoding alpha/beta fold hydrolase: MRARLPDRDGYAQRDGLKIFYEVFGDGPQTILLLPPWAINHSRTWKAQVPYLSRHFRVVTYDPVGNGRSDRPQDPNQYTDWKRVADAIAVMDATGTQEAVIVGICTEAWVATLLAGEHPQRANGLVFFAPVSPYGESMPEREGFSFDEPRDSYEGWAKENRHYWLSNYKDFLEFFFSQAIDEPHSTKQIEDSVGWGLETDPKTLLATVDAPEYLGTLTAADPQVAELYRKIECPVLVIHGEHDRLVSPTRGEAVAQATGGELIVVKGGCHVLWGRQPVKVNLLLRDFAERIASMAPVKEQRWTTARSRRRRALYISSPIGLGHAQRDIAIARELRHLRPDLEIDWLAQDPVTRVLEAEGERIHPASRFLASESKHIESESAEHDLHAFQAVRRMDEILVNNFMVFHDIVRDEPYDLWIGDEAWELDYFLHENPEEKRAAYVWMTDFVGWIPMEDGGEREAFLTSDYNAEMIEHIARYPRLRDRSIFVGNPEDVVADRFGPDLPLIADWTREHFDFSGYVTGFDPAAFADRAALRAELGYKPDETVCIVTVGGSGVGGHLLRRVIESFPAAKRLVPNLRMIAVAGPRIDPASLPSADGLEVRAYVHELYRHLAACDIAVVQGGLSTTMELTANRRPFLYFPLRHHFEQNFHVRHRLERYGAGRCMDYATATPDDIAAAIASELKRPVGYRPVETDGAARAAKRIAELL, encoded by the coding sequence ATGAGAGCCCGGCTTCCCGATCGCGACGGCTACGCGCAGCGCGACGGCCTCAAGATCTTCTACGAGGTCTTCGGCGACGGACCGCAGACGATTTTGCTGCTGCCGCCGTGGGCCATCAACCACTCGCGCACGTGGAAGGCGCAAGTGCCCTACCTGTCGCGCCACTTCCGCGTCGTCACCTACGACCCGGTCGGCAACGGACGCTCCGATCGGCCGCAGGATCCGAATCAGTACACGGATTGGAAGCGCGTCGCCGATGCGATCGCGGTCATGGACGCGACGGGCACGCAGGAAGCGGTGATCGTCGGCATCTGCACGGAAGCGTGGGTGGCCACGCTGTTGGCAGGCGAACATCCGCAGCGCGCCAACGGACTCGTGTTCTTCGCACCGGTCTCGCCCTACGGCGAGTCGATGCCGGAGCGCGAGGGCTTCTCGTTCGACGAGCCGCGCGATTCGTACGAAGGCTGGGCCAAAGAGAACCGCCACTACTGGCTGAGCAACTACAAGGACTTCCTCGAATTCTTCTTCAGCCAGGCGATCGATGAGCCGCATTCGACCAAACAGATCGAAGACTCGGTCGGCTGGGGATTGGAGACCGATCCGAAGACGCTGCTCGCGACGGTGGATGCGCCCGAATACTTGGGCACGCTGACGGCTGCCGACCCGCAGGTGGCCGAGCTGTATCGCAAGATCGAGTGTCCGGTGCTCGTCATCCACGGCGAGCACGACCGGCTCGTATCGCCGACGCGCGGCGAGGCGGTCGCACAAGCGACCGGCGGCGAGCTGATCGTCGTCAAAGGCGGCTGCCACGTCTTGTGGGGGCGCCAGCCTGTCAAGGTCAACCTGCTGTTGCGGGATTTCGCGGAAAGGATCGCGTCGATGGCACCGGTCAAAGAGCAGCGCTGGACGACAGCCCGGTCTCGCCGGCGGCGCGCGCTCTACATCTCCTCGCCCATCGGGCTCGGCCACGCGCAGCGCGACATCGCGATCGCGCGCGAGCTGCGGCACTTGCGGCCGGACCTGGAGATCGACTGGCTCGCGCAGGATCCGGTCACGCGCGTGCTCGAGGCCGAAGGCGAACGCATCCATCCGGCCAGCCGCTTCCTCGCCAGCGAAAGCAAGCACATCGAAAGCGAGTCGGCCGAACACGATCTGCACGCGTTCCAGGCCGTGCGGCGCATGGACGAGATCTTGGTCAACAATTTCATGGTGTTCCACGATATCGTGCGCGACGAGCCGTACGATCTATGGATCGGCGACGAGGCCTGGGAGCTCGACTACTTCCTGCACGAGAATCCGGAGGAGAAGCGCGCCGCCTACGTGTGGATGACCGACTTCGTCGGCTGGATCCCGATGGAGGACGGCGGCGAGCGCGAGGCGTTCTTGACCTCGGACTACAACGCCGAGATGATCGAGCACATCGCGCGCTATCCGCGCCTGCGCGACCGCTCGATCTTCGTCGGCAATCCTGAGGACGTCGTGGCCGATCGCTTCGGGCCGGATCTGCCGCTCATCGCCGATTGGACGCGCGAGCACTTCGACTTTTCCGGTTACGTCACCGGCTTTGATCCAGCCGCGTTCGCGGACCGTGCGGCGCTGCGCGCCGAGCTCGGGTACAAGCCGGATGAAACGGTGTGCATCGTGACGGTCGGAGGATCGGGCGTCGGCGGCCACTTGCTGCGCCGCGTCATCGAATCATTCCCGGCAGCCAAACGCCTGGTGCCGAACCTGCGGATGATCGCGGTCGCGGGCCCGCGCATCGATCCCGCCTCCCTGCCGTCAGCGGATGGGCTCGAGGTGCGTGCATACGTGCACGAGCTGTACCGCCACCTCGCCGCGTGCGATATCGCCGTCGTGCAGGGCGGACTGTCGACGACTATGGAGCTCACCGCGAACCGCCGGCCGTTCTTATATTTCCCATTGCGCCATCACTTCGAGCAGAACTTCCACGTCCGCCATCGGCTCGAGCGCTACGGCGCGGGCCGCTGCATGGATTATGCGACTGCCACGCCCGACGACATCGCTGCGGCGATCGCGAGCGAGCTGAAACGCCCGGTCGGGTACAGGCCGGTCGAGACCGACGGCGCCGCACGCGCGGCGAAGCGTATCGCGGAACTGCTGTGA
- a CDS encoding helix-turn-helix domain-containing protein: MTIKATQRQRVGITPAREDAEQAFLDAAERLLVRVGYAAITTRKLAEEAGLNHGLVHYYFGSMQELLLQVLERYTDRLIVRQREMYAAPGPFIEKWRTAMRYLDEDEASGYAKIWYELQAMGWNDPEIRKRVVNVDRAWYKVITEALDKALDEYGLDRSQFPLEAVVTLVGTFNEGIHLERLSGIHSGHSALLKAIDSWLESLEKRKRSRGAGSR; the protein is encoded by the coding sequence ATGACGATCAAAGCGACACAACGCCAACGCGTCGGCATCACGCCGGCGCGCGAAGATGCAGAGCAGGCATTCCTCGACGCGGCCGAGCGTCTGCTCGTCCGCGTCGGCTACGCCGCCATCACGACGCGAAAGCTCGCCGAAGAGGCAGGGCTCAACCACGGACTGGTACACTACTACTTCGGCTCGATGCAAGAGCTGCTGCTGCAGGTGCTCGAGCGCTATACGGACCGGCTCATCGTCCGGCAGCGCGAGATGTACGCGGCGCCGGGACCGTTCATCGAGAAGTGGCGCACCGCGATGCGCTACCTCGATGAAGACGAGGCCAGCGGCTACGCGAAGATATGGTACGAGCTGCAAGCGATGGGCTGGAATGATCCCGAGATACGCAAGCGCGTCGTCAACGTCGACCGCGCGTGGTATAAGGTGATCACAGAAGCGCTCGACAAGGCGCTGGACGAGTACGGCCTCGATCGCAGCCAGTTCCCGCTCGAAGCGGTCGTCACGCTCGTCGGCACGTTCAACGAAGGCATCCATCTTGAGCGTCTCTCAGGCATCCACTCGGGCCACAGCGCGCTGCTCAAGGCGATCGACAGCTGGCTCGAGTCGCTCGAGAAACGCAAGCGCTCGCGGGGCGCAGGATCGCGATGA
- a CDS encoding DUF2182 domain-containing protein, with protein MATITAPATATDRGYVWTLGILGAAIVGAWGLCGWAEMSGTAAALHHHALYESGRPFWMSALIVLGAWQVMTAAMMLPSSLGFIRMYAAAARNAPEYPHALALFLASYFGVWTAFALAAFAGDMQLHRLVDAWAWLGAHSQVILAGTLGLAAVYQLTPLKDACLRACRHPGMYLARHYRRGASNGLRIGIGHALFCLGCCWALMLVMFAAGVAHLAWMGVLGVVMLVEKGAPGGDRAVVPVGIALAALALVALLAPHSIPGL; from the coding sequence ATGGCGACGATCACCGCACCCGCAACCGCAACGGACAGAGGCTACGTCTGGACCCTCGGGATCTTGGGCGCGGCGATCGTCGGGGCGTGGGGGCTGTGCGGCTGGGCGGAGATGAGCGGTACTGCCGCGGCGCTCCATCACCACGCGCTCTACGAAAGCGGACGGCCGTTCTGGATGAGCGCACTGATCGTGCTCGGCGCCTGGCAAGTGATGACGGCGGCGATGATGCTGCCGTCGTCGCTCGGCTTCATCCGCATGTACGCCGCAGCGGCGCGCAACGCGCCGGAATACCCGCATGCGCTCGCGCTCTTCCTCGCATCGTATTTCGGCGTGTGGACGGCGTTCGCGTTAGCGGCGTTCGCCGGCGACATGCAGCTGCATCGCCTTGTCGATGCGTGGGCGTGGCTCGGCGCGCATTCGCAAGTCATCCTCGCGGGCACGCTGGGCCTGGCAGCGGTCTATCAACTGACGCCGCTCAAGGACGCGTGCCTGCGCGCGTGCCGGCATCCGGGCATGTACCTGGCACGCCACTACCGACGCGGCGCGTCCAACGGCTTGCGCATCGGGATCGGGCATGCGCTGTTCTGCCTGGGATGCTGCTGGGCGCTCATGCTCGTGATGTTCGCCGCGGGCGTGGCGCATCTGGCTTGGATGGGCGTCCTCGGCGTGGTGATGCTGGTGGAAAAGGGCGCGCCCGGCGGCGATCGCGCCGTCGTGCCGGTGGGCATCGCGCTCGCGGCGCTCGCGCTCGTCGCGCTCCTGGCACCGCACTCGATACCAGGACTGTAG
- a CDS encoding DUF1326 domain-containing protein has translation MATQTQTQSQKAARTYVLTGTLLEACSCRTLCRCWIGEDPDNGACDAFNAYHIDKGEINGIDVSGLTYVQVVKIPGNVLVPKSWTRVTYVDSKATPQQRQAILDAWHGRLGGPLADLNGLIKEDLAIHDMPIEHKLFGGKGTIVIGDKVRATMAPYTSASGIATTLRDSVFSTIAGAPAYVSKASEHVVNIPEYDMVWTFKDRNAIQGDFRMEA, from the coding sequence ATGGCGACGCAGACCCAGACCCAAAGCCAGAAGGCGGCAAGGACCTATGTGCTCACAGGAACGCTGCTCGAGGCGTGCTCGTGCCGCACGCTGTGCCGCTGCTGGATCGGAGAGGATCCCGACAACGGCGCGTGCGACGCGTTCAACGCCTATCACATCGACAAAGGCGAGATCAACGGAATCGACGTCTCCGGCCTCACCTACGTCCAGGTCGTGAAGATCCCGGGCAACGTGCTCGTGCCCAAGAGCTGGACGCGGGTCACATACGTCGATTCCAAAGCGACGCCGCAGCAGAGGCAGGCGATTCTCGACGCCTGGCACGGCCGGCTCGGCGGTCCGCTAGCCGATCTCAACGGGCTCATCAAAGAGGACCTCGCGATCCATGACATGCCGATCGAGCACAAGCTGTTCGGCGGCAAAGGCACGATCGTGATCGGCGACAAGGTCCGGGCGACGATGGCGCCCTACACGAGCGCGTCCGGAATCGCGACGACGCTGCGCGACAGCGTCTTCAGCACGATCGCCGGCGCACCCGCATATGTCTCCAAGGCGTCCGAGCACGTCGTGAACATCCCCGAATACGACATGGTGTGGACGTTCAAAGACCGCAACGCGATCCAAGGCGACTTCCGGATGGAGGCCTAG
- a CDS encoding ABC transporter permease subunit — MQPTFPPPEALRRPPIRLADIAVVLGALTVLAILAKVGSGMFVGFTPPKLVPHISLDPHNLPGYAARSTLRMFIALFWSLLFTLVYGYAAARSRRAERVLVPLLDVLQSVPVLGFLSITVTGFIALFPGSLIGLEFASIFAIFTAQAWNMTFSFYQSLRSVPKELDEAASLYRFSAWQRFGKLELPWAMIPLVWNAMMSFGGGWFFLAASESISVLNQSYTLPGIGSYVAAAVAARNLHALGYAVIAIAIVITIVDQLFWRPLVAWADRFRFEQSASAEPPRSWVYDLIRAADLPNAIDRAFGPARDWLTLRLVALTKPREKASFEPGSMPDKVYNGALILVTAALIAVAADFVLRTVGVGEVGKVLLLGLATMGRVFILLVFATLVWTPVGVAIGFNPRLARLAQPIAQFLASFPANFVFPFATLAFIVYHIPINWGCILLMALGAQWYILFNAIAGAQTVPTELREMTDDLEVRGWLRWRRLIIPGIFPSWVTGAITASGGAWNASIVSEIVSWGSTTLTAFGLGTYIADATSKGDWPRITLGVSVMSLFVVVINRVVWRRLYRLGETRFAR; from the coding sequence ATGCAGCCCACCTTCCCGCCGCCCGAAGCGCTGCGGCGCCCGCCGATACGGCTTGCCGACATCGCCGTCGTGCTGGGCGCGCTCACCGTCCTCGCGATCTTGGCGAAGGTCGGATCCGGGATGTTCGTCGGCTTCACGCCGCCGAAGCTGGTCCCTCACATCAGCCTCGATCCGCACAACCTTCCCGGATATGCGGCGCGCTCGACGCTGCGCATGTTCATCGCGCTCTTCTGGTCGCTGCTCTTCACCTTGGTCTACGGCTACGCCGCGGCGCGCAGCCGCCGCGCGGAACGCGTGCTGGTACCGCTGCTCGACGTGTTGCAGTCGGTGCCGGTCCTCGGGTTTCTGTCCATCACCGTCACCGGCTTCATCGCGCTGTTCCCAGGGAGCTTGATCGGCCTCGAGTTCGCCTCGATCTTCGCCATCTTCACGGCGCAGGCATGGAACATGACGTTCTCGTTCTACCAGTCGCTGCGTTCGGTCCCCAAAGAGCTGGATGAGGCCGCGTCGCTCTACCGTTTCTCTGCTTGGCAGCGTTTCGGCAAGCTCGAGCTGCCGTGGGCGATGATCCCGCTTGTCTGGAACGCGATGATGAGCTTCGGCGGCGGATGGTTCTTCCTCGCCGCCAGCGAGTCGATCAGCGTGCTCAATCAGAGCTACACGCTACCGGGCATCGGCTCGTACGTCGCCGCCGCCGTCGCAGCGAGAAACCTGCACGCGCTCGGCTACGCGGTGATCGCCATCGCGATCGTGATCACGATCGTCGATCAGCTCTTCTGGCGCCCGCTGGTCGCGTGGGCCGACAGGTTCCGGTTCGAGCAGAGCGCCTCAGCCGAACCGCCGCGCTCGTGGGTCTACGACCTCATCCGCGCCGCAGATCTGCCCAACGCGATCGACCGGGCGTTCGGGCCGGCGCGCGACTGGCTTACGCTGCGCCTGGTCGCGCTGACCAAGCCGCGCGAGAAAGCATCGTTCGAGCCCGGCAGCATGCCGGACAAGGTCTACAATGGTGCGCTTATCCTCGTGACCGCGGCGCTGATCGCGGTCGCCGCCGATTTCGTGCTGCGCACCGTCGGCGTCGGCGAGGTCGGCAAGGTCCTTCTGCTCGGGCTGGCCACCATGGGGCGCGTGTTCATCTTGCTGGTGTTCGCCACGTTGGTGTGGACGCCCGTCGGCGTCGCCATCGGTTTCAATCCGCGCCTCGCGCGCCTCGCCCAACCGATCGCGCAGTTCCTCGCCTCGTTCCCCGCGAACTTCGTGTTCCCGTTCGCGACCCTCGCCTTCATCGTCTACCATATCCCGATCAACTGGGGGTGCATCTTGCTCATGGCGCTCGGCGCTCAATGGTACATCCTCTTCAACGCGATCGCCGGTGCGCAGACCGTGCCGACGGAGCTGCGCGAGATGACCGATGACCTCGAAGTGCGCGGCTGGCTGCGCTGGCGCCGGCTCATCATCCCCGGCATCTTCCCGTCGTGGGTGACGGGCGCGATCACCGCCAGCGGCGGCGCGTGGAACGCCAGCATCGTCTCCGAGATCGTGTCGTGGGGCTCGACGACGCTCACCGCGTTCGGACTGGGGACGTACATCGCGGACGCGACGAGCAAAGGCGACTGGCCGCGCATCACGTTGGGCGTCAGCGTGATGAGCTTGTTCGTCGTCGTGATCAACCGCGTGGTGTGGCGGCGCTTGTACCGCCTTGGAGAGACGAGGTTCGCCCGATGA
- a CDS encoding nitrate/sulfonate/bicarbonate ABC transporter ATP-binding protein, which translates to MSAALIACQNVSKRFPLPEGKGEFTAISDISLEVRAGEVLALLGRSGSGKSTLLRIMAGLIPASDGDVISGGVPLRGANSDVAMVFQSFALLPWLTVVENVEIGLEARGVGRVERFRRVLKSIDLVGLDGFEDAYPKELSGGMKQRVGCARALVMEPKVLFMDEPFSALDVLTAENLRGEIDDLWNAGSFPSQAILLVTHNIEEAVILADRVIVLGSNPGHIRGEVLIDLKRPHTRADDRFKDLVDHLYTVMTKQDVAVESLAAPETPETAAKRLARSPFAQPLPHVRIGGISGLLELLAEQPGGKEDVADLAERLAVTVDDLLALLDACVLLDFVRISDGEVTLTDLGRDFATTTILRSKDLFRQQLLSRVPLFESIVRTLRNKQSKSMRADFFLDLWDEYFPREDAQRQFATAVDWARYAELFEYDAAEGMVFLPEEADQRVPFPT; encoded by the coding sequence ATGAGCGCTGCGCTGATCGCCTGTCAGAACGTCTCGAAGCGCTTTCCCTTGCCCGAGGGAAAGGGCGAATTCACCGCGATCAGCGACATCTCGCTCGAGGTGCGCGCCGGCGAGGTGCTCGCGCTGCTCGGCCGCAGCGGCAGCGGCAAGAGCACGCTGCTGCGCATCATGGCCGGTCTCATCCCGGCCAGCGACGGCGACGTCATCAGCGGCGGCGTGCCGTTGCGCGGCGCAAATTCCGATGTGGCGATGGTGTTCCAGAGCTTCGCGCTGCTGCCGTGGCTGACCGTGGTCGAAAACGTCGAGATCGGGTTAGAAGCGCGCGGCGTGGGGCGAGTGGAGCGTTTTCGGCGCGTGCTCAAGTCGATCGATCTCGTCGGACTCGACGGCTTCGAAGACGCGTACCCGAAAGAGCTTTCGGGCGGCATGAAGCAACGCGTCGGCTGCGCGCGCGCGCTGGTCATGGAGCCCAAGGTCTTGTTCATGGACGAGCCGTTCTCAGCGCTCGACGTCCTCACCGCTGAGAACCTGCGCGGCGAGATCGACGACCTGTGGAATGCGGGGTCATTCCCGTCTCAAGCCATCCTCCTGGTCACCCACAACATCGAGGAGGCGGTCATCCTTGCGGACCGGGTGATCGTCTTGGGTTCGAACCCCGGCCATATCCGCGGCGAGGTGCTCATCGATCTCAAGCGGCCGCACACGCGCGCGGACGATCGCTTCAAGGACCTCGTCGATCACCTGTATACGGTGATGACCAAACAGGACGTCGCGGTCGAGTCCTTGGCCGCGCCCGAAACGCCGGAAACGGCTGCCAAACGCCTGGCGCGATCGCCGTTCGCGCAGCCGTTGCCGCACGTGCGCATCGGCGGCATCAGCGGCCTGCTCGAGCTGCTCGCCGAGCAGCCCGGGGGCAAGGAGGACGTCGCCGATCTCGCCGAGCGGCTTGCCGTCACGGTGGACGATCTGCTCGCGCTGCTCGACGCATGCGTGCTGTTGGATTTCGTGCGCATCAGCGACGGCGAAGTGACGCTGACCGACTTGGGGCGCGATTTCGCCACCACCACCATCCTGCGCAGCAAAGATCTCTTCCGCCAGCAGCTGCTGTCGCGCGTGCCGCTGTTCGAGTCCATCGTGCGCACGCTGCGCAACAAACAGAGCAAGTCGATGCGGGCGGATTTCTTCCTCGATCTGTGGGATGAGTATTTCCCGCGTGAGGACGCGCAGCGTCAGTTCGCGACCGCGGTGGACTGGGCGCGCTATGCCGAACTCTTCGAGTATGACGCGGCGGAGGGCATGGTCTTCTTGCCGGAGGAGGCGGACCAGCGCGTGCCCTTCCCGACGTGA